From Vigna unguiculata cultivar IT97K-499-35 chromosome 5, ASM411807v1, whole genome shotgun sequence, the proteins below share one genomic window:
- the LOC114184066 gene encoding xyloglucan endotransglucosylase/hydrolase protein 2-like, which yields MDSQFFIFLLLLHAVVQGKMDTETRFDQNYEVIWGDDHVVSLNQGRQIQLTMDNSSGSGFGSKMAYGSGFFHMRIKLSSEGSKHDELDFEFLGNREGKPYRLQTNVFVDGQGNREQRIRLWFDPSADFHSYRILWNQHQIVFYVDNVPIRVYRKKTNIGVGYPSKAMQIEATLWDAESWATNGGKTKTDWSYAPFKANFQGFDVSACQVLTSNAKNCSSDNYWWNSQKFWQLDPLRQSQYERIKHKYMTYDYCTDRKRYPEIPLECL from the exons ATGGATTCTCAATTCTTCattttccttctccttcttcatgCTGTTGTGCAAGGAAAGATGGACACAGAAACAAGGTTCGATCAAAACTATGAGGTTATTTGGGGTGATGATCATGTTGTGTCTTTAAACCAAGGGAGACAAATTCAGCTCACAATGGATAACTCTTCAG GATCTGGATTTGGATCAAAGATGGCATATGGGTCTGGATTTTTTCATATGAGGATCAAA TTAAGTTCAGAAGGAAGTAAGCATGATGAGTTGGATTTTGAATTCTTGGGCAACAGAGAAGGGAAGCCATATAGATTACAAACCAATGTATTTGTAGATGGCCAAGGGAATAGAGAGCAAAGAATTCGTCTTTGGTTTGACCCTTCTGCAGATTTTCACAGTTATAGAATTCTTTGGAACCAACATCAAATTGT ATTTTACGTGGATAACGTGCCCATTAGGGTGTACAGGAAAAAGACAAATATTGGGGTGGGATACCCATCAAAGGCAATGCAGATAGAAGCAACTTTGTGGGATGCAGAAAGCTGGGCAACAAATGGAGGCAAAACCAAAACTGATTGGAGTTATGCACCATTCAAAGCTAATTTCCAAGGTTTTGATGTCAGTGCCTGTCAAGTTTTAACCTCAAATGCCAAAAATTGTTCTTCTGATAACTACTGGTGGAATAGCCAGAAGTTTTGGCAGTTGGATCCTTTAAGACAAAGTCAATATGAACGTATCAAACATAAGTATATGACCTATGATTATTGTACTGATAGGAAACGCTACCCTGAGATTCCCTTGGAGTGCCTTTAA
- the LOC114184396 gene encoding omega-hydroxypalmitate O-feruloyl transferase-like has product MGKIELVEKIVVVPEQPTPRKRMFLSNIDLSLVVYQDSASFFDPPNTQMSFSEICSKLYSALGKMLVQYDFMAGRLVPSLEETQRFEIDCNGAGIVVAAARTDRKLSEFGVISAPNPQLRELVVFLHEGCDQETDLKEKPLASLQLTQFGCGSLALASHYNHCTLDGFAIRDFEVNLGALTRGEDLITVPNADRTLLRARTPPIVSHPHFEYSKSTVTHNLFTLRGKSGTNVKQSLQENQIHVLHLSPQSIGSFKKKALEEDKTLKNTSTFQVVAAKIWKARSIATRMSEEKVSTMLFPVDVRKKVVPELPDGFAGNALVPGFARATVRELKELEDACHIRKVQEGLERLNDEYIKSGIDWLEVNKGAPCMEDSFSLVAWWRLGLEEQLFAWGRLKCATPLEVKPGLVMLLPGPQDQGGINICLDLPEDQMQEFSRIMLQI; this is encoded by the exons ATGGGTAAGATTGAACTGGTAGAGAAAATTGTGGTTGTTCCTGAACAACCTACACCACGCAAGAGAATGTTCTTGTCAAATATTGATCTGTCCCTTGTTGTTTACCAAGATTCTGCCTCCTTTTTTGACCCTCCAAACACCCAAATGAGTTTCAGTGAGATTTGTAGCAAATTATACAGTGCACTTGGTAAAATGCTTGTGCAGTATGATTTTATGGCTGGTAGACTAGTGCCAAGTTTGGAAGAGACTCAGAGATTTGAAATTGACTGTAATGGTGCTGGCATTGTAGTTGCAGCTGCAAGAACTGACAGAAAATTGAGTGAATTTGGTGTGATTTCTGCACCTAATCCACAGTTGAGGGAATTAGTTGTTTTTCTGCATGAAGGGTGTGACCAAGAAACTGATCTCAAAGAAAAACCCCTTGCATCCTTACAG CTGACTCAGTTTGGTTGTGGAAGTTTGGCACTTGCTTCTCACTACAATCACTGCACTTTGGACGGTTTTGCAATAAGAGATTTTGAGGTAAACTTAGGTGCATTAACACGAGGTGAGGATCTCATCACAGTACCTAATGCAGATAGAACTCTGCTGAGAGCAAGAACCCCTCCAATTGTAAGCCATCCACATTTTGAGTACTCAAAATCCACTGTGACACACAACTTGTTCACTCTCAGAGGAAAAAGTGGTACCAATGTCAAACAATCCCTGCAAGAAAACCAGATTCATGTTCTTCATTTGTCGCCACAGAGCATTGGTAGCTTCAAAAAGAAAGCCCTGGAGGAGGACAAAACCTTAAAGAACACAAGCACTTTTCAGGTTGTTGCTGCAAAAATATGGAAGGCAAGGAGCATTGCAACAAGGATGTCAGAGGAAAAAGTGTCCACAATGCTGTTTCCAGTGGATGTGAGGAAAAAGGTTGTTCCTGAACTCCCAGATGGGTTTGCAGGAAATGCATTGGTGCCTGGTTTTGCAAGAGCAACAGTGAGGGAGCTGAAGGAGCTAGAAGATGCATGTCACATAAGGAAGGTGCAAGAAGGGCTTGAAAGGTTGAATGATGAGTACATTAAGTCAGGGATAGATTGGTTAGAAGTGAATAAAGGAGCACCTTGTATGGAAGATAGTTTTTCCTTGGTGGCATGGTGGAGATTGGGGTTAGAGGAACAGCTTTTTGCATGGGGTAGACTAAAGTGTGCTACTCCTCTAGAAGTTAAGCCTGGTTTGGTCATGCTATTGCCAGGGCCACAAGATCAAGGAGGCATTAACATTTGCCTTGATTTGCCTGAGGATCAAATGCAAGAGTTTAGTAGGATAATGCTTCAGATTTAG
- the LOC114185547 gene encoding ankyrin repeat and SAM domain-containing protein 6-like, translating to MYSDRVETGTRRSVKERLDGNFLTDSTRQHKVTGKRQRQDDKWKHDLYDDDEHQLYNRKVTAQDLRFKLQKKGLHPGGQTGKSSFPVERDLRERLSGTMTPQPKNYDPPKPKASAKPSSKSIDVETPSVHIKRSANPTPKKVSRKADASLDEFLLSLGLEKYLISFQAEEVDMTALNHMTDEDLKAMGIPMGPRKKILLALEAKG from the exons ATGTATTCTGATCGGGTGGAGACTGGAACTCGGAGGTCAGTGAAAGAGCGTCTTGATGGGAATTTCCTCACTGATTCTACTCGCCAACACAAAGTCACCGGAAAGAG GCAGAGGCAAGACGACAAGTGGAAACATGATCTCTATGACGATGATGAACACCAGCTCTATA ATCGCAAGGTCACTGCTCAAGATCTTCGATTCAAGCTTCAAAAGAAAGGCCTGCATCCTGGAGGTCAAACTGGAAAGAGTTCTTTTCCTGTTGAGAGGGATCTCCGTGAAAGGCTATCAGGGACAATGACTCCACAACCTAAAAACTATGACCCACCAAAGCCTAAAGCCAGTGCTAAACCAAGCAGTAAAAGTATCGATGTTGAGACTCCTTCAGTACATATCAAAAGATCAGCTAACCCAACTCCTAAAAAGGTGTCTCGAAAG GCTGACGCTTCACTGGATGAATTTTTGCTGTCACTGGGTCTCGAAAAGTATCTCATAAGTTTTCAGGCTGAAGAA GTTGATATGACTGCACTTAATCATATGACTGATGAGGATCTCAAGGCCATGGGTATACCAATG GGACCAAGAAAGAAGATACTTTTAGCCTTGGAGGCAAAAGGCTGA